A region of Lichenibacterium dinghuense DNA encodes the following proteins:
- the queG gene encoding tRNA epoxyqueuosine(34) reductase QueG: MVPDLKSRIAARALALGFDGCRVAAPDAAPEAAGRLRAWLAAGRHGTMGWMADTAERRGSPAALWADVRSVIMLGLNYGPEVDPRAVLARRGAGAVSVYARHRDYHDVVKGKLKDLAGFVARQGGGADVKVFVDTAPVMEKPLAEAAGLGWAGKHTNLVSRDFGSWLFLGSVFTTLPLEPDLPGTDACGSCRACLDACPTGAFPAPRQLDARRCISYLTIEHKGTIDRALRPLMGNRIYGCDDCLAACPWNKFAVAGRDAKLRARDDLAAPSLDALSRLDDAGFRALFSGSPIKRIGVDRFLRNVLIAIGNSGDAALAPRAAALLAHPSPLVRAMAVWAGRRLVGTEGLALASPGSRATERDAGVLAEWEHP; encoded by the coding sequence GTGGTCCCCGACCTGAAATCCCGCATCGCCGCCCGCGCGCTGGCGCTCGGCTTCGACGGCTGCCGCGTCGCCGCGCCGGACGCCGCGCCCGAGGCCGCCGGGCGGCTGCGCGCCTGGCTCGCCGCCGGCCGCCACGGCACCATGGGCTGGATGGCCGACACGGCCGAGCGGCGCGGCAGCCCCGCCGCGCTGTGGGCCGACGTGCGCTCCGTCATCATGCTGGGGCTGAACTACGGCCCCGAGGTCGACCCCCGCGCGGTGCTGGCGCGGCGCGGCGCCGGCGCCGTGTCGGTCTACGCGCGCCACCGCGACTACCACGACGTCGTCAAGGGCAAGCTGAAGGACCTCGCCGGCTTCGTGGCCCGGCAGGGCGGCGGCGCCGACGTCAAGGTCTTCGTCGACACCGCGCCCGTGATGGAGAAGCCGCTGGCCGAGGCCGCCGGACTCGGCTGGGCCGGCAAGCACACCAACCTCGTGTCGCGCGACTTCGGCTCCTGGCTGTTCCTGGGCTCGGTTTTCACGACGCTCCCGCTGGAGCCGGACCTGCCGGGAACGGACGCCTGCGGCTCGTGCCGGGCCTGCCTCGACGCCTGCCCGACGGGCGCCTTCCCGGCGCCCCGCCAGCTCGACGCGCGGCGCTGCATCTCCTACCTGACCATCGAGCACAAGGGCACGATCGACCGCGCGCTCCGCCCGCTGATGGGCAACCGCATCTACGGCTGCGACGACTGCCTCGCGGCCTGCCCGTGGAACAAGTTCGCTGTCGCGGGGCGCGACGCCAAGCTGCGCGCGCGGGACGACCTCGCCGCGCCCTCGCTCGACGCGCTGTCGCGGCTCGACGATGCGGGCTTCCGCGCGCTCTTCTCGGGCAGCCCGATCAAGCGCATCGGGGTCGACCGCTTCCTGCGCAACGTGCTGATCGCGATCGGCAATTCGGGCGACGCCGCCCTGGCGCCGCGCGCCGCGGCGCTGCTCGCCCACCCGTCGCCGCTCGTGCGCGCCATGGCGGTCTGGGCCGGGCGGCGCCTCGTCGGAACCGAAGGGCTCGCCCTCGCGTCACCCGGAAGCCGCGCCACCGAAAGGGACGCCGGCGTCCTGGCCGAATGGGAGCACCCGTGA
- a CDS encoding glutathione S-transferase family protein, translated as MTDLYHHPLCPHSRFIRLILGEMGTEPDLIEERVFDRRRDFLVMNPAGTTPVLVEAPTGPVPGAGPIAEYLDETRGPQLGDRRLMPDTAAGRVETRRLLDWWNGKFFAEVSSHLITEKVYKRFMTADQGGGAPDMDAVRVARANIRYHMRYIGFLIRSRNWLAGDRLTYADLAAAAHLSAIDFLGDVPWAEDETAKTWYARVKSRPSFRALLADRVPGIVPSPVYADLDF; from the coding sequence ATGACGGACCTCTACCACCACCCTCTCTGCCCGCATTCGCGCTTCATCCGCCTGATCCTCGGCGAAATGGGGACAGAGCCCGACCTGATCGAGGAGCGCGTCTTCGACCGGCGCCGGGACTTCCTCGTGATGAACCCGGCCGGCACCACGCCGGTCCTGGTGGAGGCGCCCACCGGCCCCGTGCCGGGCGCGGGCCCCATCGCGGAATACCTCGACGAGACGCGCGGGCCCCAGCTCGGCGACCGGCGCCTGATGCCCGACACGGCGGCCGGCCGCGTCGAGACCCGCCGCCTGCTCGACTGGTGGAACGGGAAATTCTTCGCCGAGGTGTCGAGCCACCTCATCACCGAGAAGGTGTACAAGCGCTTCATGACCGCCGACCAGGGCGGCGGCGCGCCGGACATGGACGCCGTGCGGGTGGCGCGGGCCAACATCCGCTACCACATGCGCTACATCGGCTTCCTGATCCGGAGCCGCAACTGGCTGGCCGGCGACCGCCTCACCTACGCCGACCTCGCCGCGGCCGCCCACCTGTCGGCGATCGATTTCCTGGGCGACGTGCCATGGGCCGAGGACGAGACCGCGAAGACCTGGTACGCGCGGGTGAAGTCCCGCCCGTCCTTCCGCGCCCTCCTGGCCGACCGCGTGCCCGGCATCGTGCCGAGCCCGGTCTACGCCGACCTGGATTTCTGA